One window of the Salvelinus sp. IW2-2015 unplaced genomic scaffold, ASM291031v2 Un_scaffold16647, whole genome shotgun sequence genome contains the following:
- the LOC112081006 gene encoding apolipoprotein A-IV, whose product MKVLAVLALAVFTGCHANLFYADEPKPQLEQLTDAFWDYVAKATQTADDTVQMIRKSQLGQDVNDRITESADVASQYAVSLQEQLPPAAKDLMTKITQEAEVLRERLEQDLGSVKGKLEPYAEEIKTQVQQRVEQLKQDLAPYAESLDSEALRATLLQKSEELKGSLEQSVKEMQSQLGPYTDELKQKVDLRLQDFQKSVAPLAENLQSQLTTRAQMVQKSLAPYAEDLKDKLDPYAQDLKAQLTALYQAFTNTN is encoded by the exons ATGAAGGTCCTTGCGGTGCTCGCTCTGGCAGTATTCACTG GCTGCCACGCAAACCTGTTCTACGCTGATGAGCCTAAGCCACAGCTGGAGCAGCTGACAGATGCCTTCTGGGACTATGTCGCCAAGGCAACGCAAACGGCCGACGACACCGTCCAGATGATCAGGAAGTCTCAACTGGGACAGGATGTCAA tgACCGAATCACAGAGAGTGCTGATGTGGCCAGCCAATACGCAGTCTCCCTTCAGGAGCAGCTTCCTCCTGCAGCCAAGGACCTGATGACCAAGATTACCCAGGAGGCTGAGGTGCTGAGAGAGCGTCTGGAGCAGGACCTGGGCAGCGTCAAGGGGAAACTGGAGCCCTACGCAGAGGAGATCAARACACAAGTCCAGCAGAGAGTGGAGCAGCTGAAACAGGATCTGGCCCCCTATGCAGAGTCCCTGGACTCCGAGGCCCTAAGGGCCACCCTGCTCCAGAAGAGTGAGGAGCTGAAGGGGAGTCTGGAGCAGAGTGTGAAGGAGATGCAGTCCCAGCTGGGTCCTTACACTGACGAGCTGAAGCAGAAGGTGGACCTGCGCCTGCAGGACTTCCAGAAGAGTGTGGCCCCCCTGGCCGAGAACCTCCAGAGCCAGCTGACCACCAGAGCTCAGATGGTGCAGAAGAGCCTGGCCCCCTATGCTGAGGACCTGAAGGACAAGCTGGACCCCTACGCCCAGGACCTGAAGGCCCAGCTCACCGCCCTCTACCAGGCCTTCACCAACACCAACTAA